One region of Manis pentadactyla isolate mManPen7 chromosome 9, mManPen7.hap1, whole genome shotgun sequence genomic DNA includes:
- the LTBP3 gene encoding latent-transforming growth factor beta-binding protein 3 isoform X3: MPGPRGAAGGRGPEMRGAGAGAAGLLALLVLLGPGGRAEGGPAGERGAGGGGALARERFKVVFAPVICKRTCLKGQCRDSCQQGSNMTLIGENGHSTDTLTGSGFRVVVCPLPCMNGGQCSSRNQCLCPPDFTGRFCQVPTVGGGGGTGGSGPGMGRAGTLSTGALPPLAPESESVASKHAIYAVQVIADPSGPGEGPPAQHAAFLVPLGPGQISAEVQAPPPVVNVRVHHPPEASVQVHRIEGPNAEGPASSQHLLPHPKPQHPRPPTQKPLGRCFQDTLPKQPCGSNPLPGLTKQEDCCGSIGTAWGQSKCHKCPQLQYTGVQKPGPVRGEVGADCPQGYKRLNSTHCQDINECAMPGVCRHGDCLNNPGSYRCICPPGHSLGPSRTQCIADKPEEKSLCFRLVSPEHQCQHPLTTRLTRQLCCCSVGKAWGARCQRCPADGTAAFKEICPAGKGYHILTSHQTLTIQGESDFSLFLHPDGPPKPQQQPESPSRAPPPEDAEEERGVSTGSSVIEEQSAQQSHPTATTSPARPYPELISRPSPPTMRWFLPDLPPSRSAVEIAPTQVTETDECRLNQNICGHGECVPGPSDYSCHCNPGYRSHPQHRYCVDVNECEAEPCGAGRGICMNTGGSYNCHCNRGYRLHVGAGGRSCADLNECAKPHLCGDGGFCINFPGHYKCNCYPGYRLKASRPPVCEDIDECRDPSSCPDGKCENKPGSFKCIACQPGYRSQGGGPCRDVDECEAGDMCDNGICTNTPGSFQCQCLSGYHLSRDRTHCKDIDECDFPAACIGGDCINTNGSYRCLCPQGHRLVGGRKCQDIDECSQDPGLCLPHGACKNLQGSYICVCDEGFTPTQDKHGCEEVEQPHHKKECYLNFDDTVFCDSVLATNVTQQECCCSLGAGWGDHCEIYPCPVYSSAEFHSLCPDGKGYTQDNNIVNYGIPAHRDIDECILFGAEICKEGKCVNTQPGYECYCKQGFYYDGNLLECVDVDECLDESNCRNGVCENTRGGYRCACTPPAEYSPAQRQCLSPEEMDVDECQDPAACRPGRCVNLPGSYRCECRQPWLPGPSGRDCQLPENPAERAPERRDVCWGQRGEDGMCAGPLAGPALTFDDCCCRQGRGWGAPCRPCPPRGAGSQCPTSQSESNSFWDASPLLLGKPPREEDSSEEDSDECRCVSGRCVPRPGGAVCECPGGFQLDASRARCVDIDECRELNQRGLLCKSERCVNTSGSFRCVCKAGFARIRPHGACVPQRRR, translated from the exons ATGCCCGGGCCCCGTGGGGCTGCAGGCGGCCGGGGCCCTGAGAtgcgcggggcgggggcgggggcggcggggcTGCTGGCGCTGCTTGTGCTGCTGGGCCCGGGCGGCCGGGCCGAGGGGGGGCCTGCGGGCGAGCGGGGCgccggcgggggcggggcgcTGGCCCGCGAGCGCTTCAAGGTGGTCTTTGCGCCAGTGATCTGCAAGCGGACCTGCCTCAAGGGCCAGTGCCGGGACAGCTGTCAGCAGGGCTCCAACATGACGCTCATCGGAGAGAACGGCCACAGCACCGACACGCTCACGGGCTCCGGCTTCCGCGTGG tgGTGTGCCCTCTGCCCTGCATGAATGGTGGCCAGTGctcctcccgaaaccagtgcctgTGTCCCCCGGACTTCACGGGTCGCTTCTGCCAGGTGCCCACCGTTGGAGGCGGCGGGGGCACCGGTGGCTCAGGCCCTGGGATGGGCCGGGCCGGAACCCTGTCCACAGGCGCGTTGCCGCCCCTGGCTCCGGAGAGCGAGTCTGTGGCCAGCAAGCACGCCATCTACGCGGTCCAGGTGATCGCCGATCCGTCcgggcctggggaggggccccCTGCACAGCACGCAGCCTTCCTGGTGCCCCTCGGGCCAGGACAGATCTCAGCGGAAG TCCAGGCCCCGCCCCCCGTGGTGAACGTGCGCGTCCACCACCCACCCGAGGCCTCGGTCCAAGTGCACCGCATCGAGGGTCCAAATGCCGAGGGCCCAGCCTCTTCCCAGCACCTGCTGCCGCACCCGAAGCCCCAGCACCCCAGGCCACCCACTCAGAAGCCCCTGGGCCGCTGCTTCCAGGACACGCTGCCCAAGCAGCCT TGTGGCAGCAATCCCCTCCCTGGTCTCACCAAGCAGGAAGACTGCTGTGGGAGCATCGGCACCGCCTGGGGCCAAAGCAAGTGCCACAAGTGCCCCCAGCTGCAGT ACACAGGGGTGCAGAAGCCAGGGCCTGTGCGAGGGGAGGTGGGCGCTGATTGCCCCCAgggctacaagagactcaacaGCACCCATTGCCAGG ATATCAACGAGTGTGCGATGCCGGGCGTGTGTCGCCATGGTGACTGCCTCAACAACCCTGGCTCCTATCGCTGCATCTgcccacctggccacagcttggGTCCTTCTCGCACACAATGCATTG CAGACAAGCCAGAGGAGAAGAGCCTGTGTTTCCGCCTGGTGAGTCCTGAGCACCAGTGTCAGCACCCACTGACCACACGCCTCACCCGTCAGCTCTGTTGCTGCAGTGTCGGCAAGGCCTGGGGTGCGAGGTGCCAGCGCTGCCCGGCTGATGGCACCG CTGCCTTCAAGGAGATCTGTCCAGCTGGGAAGGGGTACCACATCCTCACGTCCCACCAGACGCTCACCATTCAGGGAGAAAGTGACTTTTCCCTTTTCCTGCACCCTGATGGGCCACCCAAGCCCCAGCAGCAACCTGAGAGCCCCAGCCGGGCTCCACCACCTGAGGacgcagaggaagagagag GGGTGAGCACCGGCTCA TCAGTGATAGAGGAGCAGTCAGCACAGCAGAGCCACCCGACTGCCACCACGTCTCCTGCCCGACCATACCCTG AGCTGATCTCCCGGCCCTCGCCGCCCACCATGCGCTGGTTCTTGCCAGATTTGCCTCCGTCCCGCAGCGCGGTGGAGATTGCCCCTACTCAGGTCACAG AGACAGACGAGTGCCGACTGAACCAGAACATCTGTGGCCACGGAGAGTGCGTTCCGGGCCCCTCGGACTACTCCTGCCACTGCAACCCGGGCTACCGGTCGCACCCGCAGCACCGCTACTGCGTGG ACGTGAACGAGTGCGAGGCGGAGCCGTGCGGCGCCGGGAGGGGCATCTGCATGAACACCGGCGGCTCCTACAACTGCCACTGCAACCGCGGCTACCGCCTGCACGTGGGCGCCGGGGGGCGCTCGTGTGCGG ACCTGAACGAGTGTGCCAAGCCCCACCTGTGCGGCGACGGCGGCTTCTGCATCAACTTTCCGGGTCACTACAAGTGCAACTGCTACCCGGGCTACCGGCTCAAAGCCTCCCGACCGCCCGTGTGTGAAG ACATCGATGAGTGCCGAGACCCTAGCTCCTGCCCGGACGGCAAATGCGAGAACAAACCCGGGAGCTTCAAGTGCATTGCCTGTCAGCCCGGCTACCGCAGTCAGGGGGGCGGACCCTGCCGCG ATGTGGATGAGTGTGAGGCCGGGGACATGTGTGACAATGGCATCTGCACCAACACACCAGGCTCCTTCCAGTGTCAGTGCCTCtctggttaccatctgtcaaggGACCGGACCCACTGCAAGG ACATTGATGAGTGTGACTTCCCTGCAGCCTGTATTGGGGGTGACTGCATCAACACCAATGGCTCTTACCGATGTCTCTGTCCCCAGGGGCATCGGCTGGTAGGCGGCAGGAAGTGCCAAG ACATAGATGAGTGCAGCCAGGACCCAGGTCTGTGCCTCCCCCACGGGGCCTGCAAGAACCTGCAGGGCTCCTACATTTGTGTCTGTGATGAGGGCTTCACACCCACCCAGGACAAGCATGGCTGTGAGG AGGTGGAGCAGCCCCACCACAAGAAGGAATGCTACCTTAACTTCGATGACACGGTGTTCTGCGACAGTGTACTGGCCACCAATGTCACCCAGCAGGAATGCTGTTGCTCGCTAGGGGCTGGCTGGGGAGACCACTGCGAGATCTATCCTTGCCCAGTCTACAGCTCAG CTGAGTTCCACAGCCTCTGCCCGGACGGGAAGGGCTACACCCAAGACAACAACATTGTCAACTACGGCATCCCAGCCCACCGCG ACATCGACGAGTGCATATTGTTCGGGGCGGAGATCTGCAAGGAGGGCAAGTGCGTGAATACACAGCCTGGCTACGAGTGCTATTGCAAGCAAGGCTTCTACTACGACGGGAACCTGCTGGAGTGCGTGG ACGTGGACGAGTGCTTAGACGAATCCAATTGCCGGAACGGGGTGTGTGAGAACACGCGCGGCGGCTACCGCTGCGCCTGCACGCCCCCAGCCGAGTACAGCCCGGCGCAGCGCCAGTGTCTGAGCCCGGAGGAGATGG ACGTGGACGAGTGTCAGGACCCGGCAGCCTGCCGACCTGGCCGCTGCGTCAACCTGCCGGGCTCGTACCGCTGCGAGTGCCGCCAGCCCTGGTTGCCTGGGCCCTCTGGCCGCGACTGCCAGCTCCCCGAGAACCCAGCCG AGCGTGCCCCGGAGCGGAGGGACGTGTGCTGGGGTCAGCGTGGAGAGGACGGCATGTGCGCGGGCCCCCTTGCCGGCCCGGCTCTCACCTTCGACGACTGCTGCTGTCGTCAGGGCCGCGGTTGGGGAGCCCCGTGCCGCCCGTGCCCACCGCGCGGCGCCG GGTCCCAGTGCCCGACATCACAGAGTGAGAGCAATTCCTTCTGGGACGCGAGCCCCCTGCTACTGGGGAAGCCCCCGCGAG AAGAGGACAGTTCGGAGGAGGATTCGGACGAATGCCGCTGTGTGAGCGGCCGCTGCGTGCCGCGGCCCGGCGGCGCCGTGTGCGAGTGTCCTGGAGGCTTCCAGCTCGACGCCTCTCGCGCGCGCTGCGTCG ACATCGACGAGTGCCGAGAGTTGAACCAGCGCGGGCTTCTGTGCAAGAGCGAGCGCTGCGTTAACACCAGCGGTTCCTTCCGCTGTGTCTGCAAGGCCGGTTTTGCGCGCATCCGCCCGCACGGGGCCTGCGTGCCCCAGCGCCGCCGCTGA
- the LTBP3 gene encoding latent-transforming growth factor beta-binding protein 3 isoform X6 — translation MPGPRGAAGGRGPEMRGAGAGAAGLLALLVLLGPGGRAEGGPAGERGAGGGGALARERFKVVFAPVICKRTCLKGQCRDSCQQGSNMTLIGENGHSTDTLTGSGFRVVVCPLPCMNGGQCSSRNQCLCPPDFTGRFCQVPTVGGGGGTGGSGPGMGRAGTLSTGALPPLAPESESVASKHAIYAVQVIADPSGPGEGPPAQHAAFLVPLGPGQISAEVQAPPPVVNVRVHHPPEASVQVHRIEGPNAEGPASSQHLLPHPKPQHPRPPTQKPLGRCFQDTLPKQPCGSNPLPGLTKQEDCCGSIGTAWGQSKCHKCPQLQYTGVQKPGPVRGEVGADCPQGYKRLNSTHCQDINECAMPGVCRHGDCLNNPGSYRCICPPGHSLGPSRTQCIADKPEEKSLCFRLVSPEHQCQHPLTTRLTRQLCCCSVGKAWGARCQRCPADGTGVSTGSSVIEEQSAQQSHPTATTSPARPYPELISRPSPPTMRWFLPDLPPSRSAVEIAPTQVTETDECRLNQNICGHGECVPGPSDYSCHCNPGYRSHPQHRYCVDVNECEAEPCGAGRGICMNTGGSYNCHCNRGYRLHVGAGGRSCADLNECAKPHLCGDGGFCINFPGHYKCNCYPGYRLKASRPPVCEDIDECRDPSSCPDGKCENKPGSFKCIACQPGYRSQGGGPCRDVNECAEGSPCSPGWCENLPGSFRCTCAQGYAPAPDGRSCLDVDECEAGDMCDNGICTNTPGSFQCQCLSGYHLSRDRTHCKDIDECDFPAACIGGDCINTNGSYRCLCPQGHRLVGGRKCQDIDECSQDPGLCLPHGACKNLQGSYICVCDEGFTPTQDKHGCEEVEQPHHKKECYLNFDDTVFCDSVLATNVTQQECCCSLGAGWGDHCEIYPCPVYSSAEFHSLCPDGKGYTQDNNIVNYGIPAHRDIDECILFGAEICKEGKCVNTQPGYECYCKQGFYYDGNLLECVDVDECLDESNCRNGVCENTRGGYRCACTPPAEYSPAQRQCLSPEEMDVDECQDPAACRPGRCVNLPGSYRCECRQPWLPGPSGRDCQLPENPAERAPERRDVCWGQRGEDGMCAGPLAGPALTFDDCCCRQGRGWGAPCRPCPPRGAGSQCPTSQSESNSFWDASPLLLGKPPREEDSSEEDSDECRCVSGRCVPRPGGAVCECPGGFQLDASRARCVDIDECRELNQRGLLCKSERCVNTSGSFRCVCKAGFARIRPHGACVPQRRR, via the exons ATGCCCGGGCCCCGTGGGGCTGCAGGCGGCCGGGGCCCTGAGAtgcgcggggcgggggcgggggcggcggggcTGCTGGCGCTGCTTGTGCTGCTGGGCCCGGGCGGCCGGGCCGAGGGGGGGCCTGCGGGCGAGCGGGGCgccggcgggggcggggcgcTGGCCCGCGAGCGCTTCAAGGTGGTCTTTGCGCCAGTGATCTGCAAGCGGACCTGCCTCAAGGGCCAGTGCCGGGACAGCTGTCAGCAGGGCTCCAACATGACGCTCATCGGAGAGAACGGCCACAGCACCGACACGCTCACGGGCTCCGGCTTCCGCGTGG tgGTGTGCCCTCTGCCCTGCATGAATGGTGGCCAGTGctcctcccgaaaccagtgcctgTGTCCCCCGGACTTCACGGGTCGCTTCTGCCAGGTGCCCACCGTTGGAGGCGGCGGGGGCACCGGTGGCTCAGGCCCTGGGATGGGCCGGGCCGGAACCCTGTCCACAGGCGCGTTGCCGCCCCTGGCTCCGGAGAGCGAGTCTGTGGCCAGCAAGCACGCCATCTACGCGGTCCAGGTGATCGCCGATCCGTCcgggcctggggaggggccccCTGCACAGCACGCAGCCTTCCTGGTGCCCCTCGGGCCAGGACAGATCTCAGCGGAAG TCCAGGCCCCGCCCCCCGTGGTGAACGTGCGCGTCCACCACCCACCCGAGGCCTCGGTCCAAGTGCACCGCATCGAGGGTCCAAATGCCGAGGGCCCAGCCTCTTCCCAGCACCTGCTGCCGCACCCGAAGCCCCAGCACCCCAGGCCACCCACTCAGAAGCCCCTGGGCCGCTGCTTCCAGGACACGCTGCCCAAGCAGCCT TGTGGCAGCAATCCCCTCCCTGGTCTCACCAAGCAGGAAGACTGCTGTGGGAGCATCGGCACCGCCTGGGGCCAAAGCAAGTGCCACAAGTGCCCCCAGCTGCAGT ACACAGGGGTGCAGAAGCCAGGGCCTGTGCGAGGGGAGGTGGGCGCTGATTGCCCCCAgggctacaagagactcaacaGCACCCATTGCCAGG ATATCAACGAGTGTGCGATGCCGGGCGTGTGTCGCCATGGTGACTGCCTCAACAACCCTGGCTCCTATCGCTGCATCTgcccacctggccacagcttggGTCCTTCTCGCACACAATGCATTG CAGACAAGCCAGAGGAGAAGAGCCTGTGTTTCCGCCTGGTGAGTCCTGAGCACCAGTGTCAGCACCCACTGACCACACGCCTCACCCGTCAGCTCTGTTGCTGCAGTGTCGGCAAGGCCTGGGGTGCGAGGTGCCAGCGCTGCCCGGCTGATGGCACCG GGGTGAGCACCGGCTCA TCAGTGATAGAGGAGCAGTCAGCACAGCAGAGCCACCCGACTGCCACCACGTCTCCTGCCCGACCATACCCTG AGCTGATCTCCCGGCCCTCGCCGCCCACCATGCGCTGGTTCTTGCCAGATTTGCCTCCGTCCCGCAGCGCGGTGGAGATTGCCCCTACTCAGGTCACAG AGACAGACGAGTGCCGACTGAACCAGAACATCTGTGGCCACGGAGAGTGCGTTCCGGGCCCCTCGGACTACTCCTGCCACTGCAACCCGGGCTACCGGTCGCACCCGCAGCACCGCTACTGCGTGG ACGTGAACGAGTGCGAGGCGGAGCCGTGCGGCGCCGGGAGGGGCATCTGCATGAACACCGGCGGCTCCTACAACTGCCACTGCAACCGCGGCTACCGCCTGCACGTGGGCGCCGGGGGGCGCTCGTGTGCGG ACCTGAACGAGTGTGCCAAGCCCCACCTGTGCGGCGACGGCGGCTTCTGCATCAACTTTCCGGGTCACTACAAGTGCAACTGCTACCCGGGCTACCGGCTCAAAGCCTCCCGACCGCCCGTGTGTGAAG ACATCGATGAGTGCCGAGACCCTAGCTCCTGCCCGGACGGCAAATGCGAGAACAAACCCGGGAGCTTCAAGTGCATTGCCTGTCAGCCCGGCTACCGCAGTCAGGGGGGCGGACCCTGCCGCG ACGTGAACGAGTGCGCCGAGGGCAGCCCCTGCTCGCCTGGCTGGTGCGAGAACCTCCCAGGCTCCTTTCGCTGCACGTGCGCCCAGGGCTATGCGCCAGCGCCCGACGGCCGCAGTTGCCTGG ATGTGGATGAGTGTGAGGCCGGGGACATGTGTGACAATGGCATCTGCACCAACACACCAGGCTCCTTCCAGTGTCAGTGCCTCtctggttaccatctgtcaaggGACCGGACCCACTGCAAGG ACATTGATGAGTGTGACTTCCCTGCAGCCTGTATTGGGGGTGACTGCATCAACACCAATGGCTCTTACCGATGTCTCTGTCCCCAGGGGCATCGGCTGGTAGGCGGCAGGAAGTGCCAAG ACATAGATGAGTGCAGCCAGGACCCAGGTCTGTGCCTCCCCCACGGGGCCTGCAAGAACCTGCAGGGCTCCTACATTTGTGTCTGTGATGAGGGCTTCACACCCACCCAGGACAAGCATGGCTGTGAGG AGGTGGAGCAGCCCCACCACAAGAAGGAATGCTACCTTAACTTCGATGACACGGTGTTCTGCGACAGTGTACTGGCCACCAATGTCACCCAGCAGGAATGCTGTTGCTCGCTAGGGGCTGGCTGGGGAGACCACTGCGAGATCTATCCTTGCCCAGTCTACAGCTCAG CTGAGTTCCACAGCCTCTGCCCGGACGGGAAGGGCTACACCCAAGACAACAACATTGTCAACTACGGCATCCCAGCCCACCGCG ACATCGACGAGTGCATATTGTTCGGGGCGGAGATCTGCAAGGAGGGCAAGTGCGTGAATACACAGCCTGGCTACGAGTGCTATTGCAAGCAAGGCTTCTACTACGACGGGAACCTGCTGGAGTGCGTGG ACGTGGACGAGTGCTTAGACGAATCCAATTGCCGGAACGGGGTGTGTGAGAACACGCGCGGCGGCTACCGCTGCGCCTGCACGCCCCCAGCCGAGTACAGCCCGGCGCAGCGCCAGTGTCTGAGCCCGGAGGAGATGG ACGTGGACGAGTGTCAGGACCCGGCAGCCTGCCGACCTGGCCGCTGCGTCAACCTGCCGGGCTCGTACCGCTGCGAGTGCCGCCAGCCCTGGTTGCCTGGGCCCTCTGGCCGCGACTGCCAGCTCCCCGAGAACCCAGCCG AGCGTGCCCCGGAGCGGAGGGACGTGTGCTGGGGTCAGCGTGGAGAGGACGGCATGTGCGCGGGCCCCCTTGCCGGCCCGGCTCTCACCTTCGACGACTGCTGCTGTCGTCAGGGCCGCGGTTGGGGAGCCCCGTGCCGCCCGTGCCCACCGCGCGGCGCCG GGTCCCAGTGCCCGACATCACAGAGTGAGAGCAATTCCTTCTGGGACGCGAGCCCCCTGCTACTGGGGAAGCCCCCGCGAG AAGAGGACAGTTCGGAGGAGGATTCGGACGAATGCCGCTGTGTGAGCGGCCGCTGCGTGCCGCGGCCCGGCGGCGCCGTGTGCGAGTGTCCTGGAGGCTTCCAGCTCGACGCCTCTCGCGCGCGCTGCGTCG ACATCGACGAGTGCCGAGAGTTGAACCAGCGCGGGCTTCTGTGCAAGAGCGAGCGCTGCGTTAACACCAGCGGTTCCTTCCGCTGTGTCTGCAAGGCCGGTTTTGCGCGCATCCGCCCGCACGGGGCCTGCGTGCCCCAGCGCCGCCGCTGA